A genomic segment from Malaclemys terrapin pileata isolate rMalTer1 chromosome 1, rMalTer1.hap1, whole genome shotgun sequence encodes:
- the GJA5 gene encoding gap junction alpha-5 protein — translation MDNWTFLGEFLEEVHKHSTVVGKVWLTVLFIFRMLVLGTAAESSWGDEQSDFMCDTRQPGCENVCYDKAFPISHIRYWVLQVIFVSTPSLVYMGHAMHTVRIEEKRKMKEAEMRPKGIRSSGDSYHQQEYLVAEKAELSCGEESSGKIILKGSLLNTYVYSILIRITMEVAFIVGQYILYGIFLKTLYTCHRDPCPHPVNCYVSRPTEKNVFIIFMLSVAVLSLLLSLAELYHLGWKKAKQKCAKSYKPSPTMAAGKLEPAPQVEMAQSCTPPPDFNQCLVNPNGKFISPFSNKMASQQNTDNFATERVHSQENAAGEGQFIQINYAQSPEAPNDSAPHQVSNGYLNEKRRLSKTSRTSSKARSDDLSV, via the coding sequence ATGGATAACTGGACCTTCCTGGGAGAGTTCCTTGAAGAGGTCCACAAGCATTCCACCGTGGTGGGGAAAGTCTGGCTGACCGTGCTTTTCATCTTCCGGATGCTGGTGCTGGGCACAGCGGCGGAGTCCTCCTGGGGAGATGAGCAGTCTGACTTCATGTGTGACACCCGGCAGCCTGGCTGCGAGAACGTTTGCTATGATAAGGCTTTCCCCATCTCCCACATCAGGTACTGGGTCCTTCAGGTCATCTTCGTCTCCACCCCATCCCTGGTGTACATGGGGCATGCAATGCACACAGTGCGCATagaggagaagagaaaaatgaaggaGGCAGAAATGAGGCCAAAGGGGATTAGAAGCAGTGGCGACTCTTACCACCAACAGGAGTACCTGGTGGCAGAGAAGGCAGAGCTCTCCTGTGGGGAGGAATCAAGTGGGAAAATAATACTCAAGGGTAGCTTGCTGAACACCTATGTCTACAGCATTTTGATCCGCATCACTATGGAAGTGGCCTTCATTGTTGGACAATACATCCTCTACGGGATCTTCCTGAAGACCCTGTACACCTGTCACCGGGACCCCTGCCCTCATCCCGTGAATTGCTATGTCTCACGGCCCACCGAGAAGAACGTCTTCATCATCTTCATGCTGTCCGTGGCGGTGTTGTCGCTCTTGTTGAGCCTGGCTGAGCTGTACCACCTGGGGTGGAAAAAAGCCAAGCAGAAGTGTGCTAAATCTTACAAACCCAGCCCCACTATGGCTGCTGGCaaactggagcctgcaccccaagtgGAGATGGCTCAAAGTTGCACTCCCCCTCCAGATTTTAATCAGTGTTTGGTCAATCCCAATGGGAAATTCATCAGCCCTTTCAGCAATAAAATGGCCTCTCAGCAGAACACGGACAACTTTGCCACTGAGAGGGTCCACAGTCAAGAGAATGCAGCTGGAGAAGGCCAATTTATCCAGATCAACTATGCACAGAGTCCTGAGGCACCCAATgactctgccccccaccaggtCTCCAATGGCTATCTCAATGAGAAACGCAGGCTCAGCAAGACCAGCCGTACCAGCAGTAAGGCTAGGTCAGATGACCTGTCTGTGTGA